The stretch of DNA ACAGAACAAACAAGTTAGCATCTAGCATCCTTTAGTGATGCTGAATTCTCAGGAGGGATTTTGTGCCGACTGAAATCTTTCTTTTGCATGTGCTTCTTCGCAGGGTTTGGTAACACTGCATCGCAGCCAAGTCGGTAAACAACTGGATCCAGTTCAGTTCCTGCAATGGCTTGTGTTGTAAAATGGATGTTGTGAAGAAGAAATAATGAAAACAAGGACGCACAAAGAATCGGTACGCTCAAGGCCTGTCtttggtttttttcttttttttttttttttttttgctgtgcgGGTTTGTGCCCGATTCATTTCTCTTCATATTATTATAATATTAGATTattcttcaaaatagccattttaaCAAAGAAGCAGAGGATTTTATTGGTTGTCCCTGCATGTGTGCGTTTGACTTCGAATTGAATGACTTTCCTTCAAATAAAAATAACTttattgtctctttaaagagcaagtcacccccaaataaacatttttttgctgataaactaaataaacgagtgtctaatggtgctgcagacacgtgtcgtcaataatttggcacttcagtgcatcttagttgaaatttaaatattctgcctaaaactgtcagtgttgtgccgttgtcaggtaaaaactctgcactgtattttaatttaaatctgccaccgctattggctaagaggtatgctatgatgtaaaccggtacattatgatgtcacaatgtcgtgagtgtgtgtatttgttagcagctccgccttctcggtctgccaggcaacggcacttgttgcatttttcaaacatgaagtgggagtggagttagactctggtagggggtgacttgctctttaaagagcaagtcacccctacaagAAGcggacttcactcccacttcatgtttgaaaaatgcaacaaatgccgttgcctggcagaccgagagggtggagccactaacaaatacacacactcacgacattgtgacatcataatgtaccggtTTACATCAtatcatacctcttagccaatagcggtggcagatttaaattcaaatgcagtgaagagtttttacctgacaacggcacaacactgccagtttcaggcagaaaatttaaattttaactaaaatgcactaaagtgcaaaactattgactacacgcagtacgattagacacgcatttatatagtttatcagaaaaaaatagttgatttgggggtgacttgctctttaatgaagaaTTTGACTCTGGCTTCTTTTTGTTTCGACTTCCTTTGTTTCCAATAAACTTAACACTTTGCACCACATGCCGTGTTTTTCGCTTGACTCTGCAGATGCCCATGCGCAGTGGGCGACAGAGGGGGGCAAGCGAGGAGCGAAGGGGTAGACGCCCTCACGCCAGCCCGACTCGTCCTGATCGCAGTGACAGACAGACGGTCAGAGCTCGTCTCCTTTGCTGTCCGGGTCTTGATTTTATATTAGCGTCCAAAAGTCATGCATGatctaaaaaacaaaaatatagaCAACAACGGTGCTTTGAATTCTGTGAGATTTCAGCAGACATACTCTTGCAGCGTGTGTTGTGCAGCGTAGAATGCTGAAaggatgtatgtgtgtgtgtgtttgtgtaagtgAGTGAGAGGGGAAGGGCATGCGGCTAGGGCTTAGTTCTAAAATCAGACGTAGCTTTCCTGAATGATTCGGATGCATCGTAACACAATTAAAAATCTCTTGTCGTTTTTAGCAAAGAGGAGCTGGTGAGGAACTGGCTGGGAGTCGCTTCAGCTGCAGATCACAAGGGCATGATTCATCCGAGAGTGAGGGGGAGGAACTTGTATCTCCTCCAAAAAGGCAGAAAGTTCAGGTTTGTGTTACATTGTGTTATATAAAAGCCAATTATAATGCTATGATTCAAAGAAGTCACTCAAAGGTGACTGTCTCAGCCACAGATATATTCTTTCCATTCCAGTAAGAAACAGTCGGTATTATCGTTTCTTATCTCAACCAGGAATTGTCCTCTTCTTGGCAGGAGTCAGCTTCTACCCCAAACCCTCCAACGTCAACACATTTGACTGAAAGCTCAACTCCTTCCACCGTCCCACCTCCAACCTCAGTTGCCAGCCAATCCCGCGAAAGTGACAATGAGGACGGCCAATCCCAGGGCAGTAGGAGTTCAGTGGTAGGGAGCCTGGCCAATAGCAGCAGTAGTCTGAGCAGCGGGCGGGATATAGACCAGGACAATCGTTCCTCATCTCCAAGTCTTTCTGCCTCACCTTTGGGTAGCCTGGACTCCGACTCCGACGGTCCTGAATCGCCAAAGCAAGGAGAGCGTGAGAAAGGTAAAGAGGGTGGAGCAGGGAAGGTCACCGGAGAGGATCAGAGAGCGCTGCGAGATGGGAGAGGGGAAGAATCCTGTGGAGACGGAGAAAAGCGAGATGTGGAGACGGCTGAGGACTGTCCGTCTTTGAAGCCCCCTTCCACTCCCATCTCTTCCTCCAGTCTGACTCCCTCTCTCCGTGGAGCTGGAGATTCATCAAATGACAGCAGTAGTGGAAGGAAGTCGTATTTCTCTTTGGACTCCAAACTGATGTGCAAAGTTGAGTACGGTGCACCGACGAGTGTTGAAGGTTCTCTAAGTGGCGGCAGGATCACTTCCAAAGCTAACGCTCAGTGCATCAACAAGACAGCCATCTCTGGGGGAGATTATTCACATAATAGCCCCAATATGCCCCATTCGCTACCCCCTCCACCCGCCCTGAAGCCCTTGGAGATTGGAGGACAAAACTTGCCTGCTGAGGTTAAAACGGAAAAAGAGAAAATGGAAAAAGCAGAGAAACTACTGGACAAAACTCAGTCAATGCCTCCTTCTCTGCTGCCACAACCTGGTCCTCAACCCCAGCCTCAGCCCCAGAACCCACCTCCCAGCCACCCCCACCACTACAGCTCCACCAGTTGGCAGGGTGGCACAGCAACTGGTTGCCAGGGTAGTTGGGGCTACTCCCGTTACTCTGGCAACCACCACCCACAGCACCAGCCCCCTGTTCAGCAGCAGCAACTTCCTTCTGTTTACAACCCTCCTTCCTCTCGCCACTCCTCCTCCCACCCCTCTTACCTCCCCCATCCTCACCCTCACCCCCACAGGGAGTACCTTCCCAGGTACGCTGGAGGGGGAGGCGATAGAGAGAGGGGGGCTgtaggagagagggagaggggagTGAGAGGGGAGTGTGGGGGGAGAGAGATCAGCCGGGAGTTTTCTGCTCCTGTCGGCAACAGCAGCAATGGTAGTGGTGGGGTCAGCAGCAATAATGGCTGTGGAGCGATGGGTGGGCCCAACAGCGTTCCAGGTAGGGAGTACGGCGGTTTGACAGCGGGGCAGAACCGAGATTACCAAGGTTCTGGGAGAGATGGACCCGGCTTAGGTCCAGAGAGAAGAGACTTTGGTCCAGCTTTTAGGGACAGGGAGCGGGAAAGGGATCGTGAGGGAGGAAGGGAATTTAATTTGCCAAATCAAAACCAGAGTAGAGATTTTGGCCCCAGTGGAACTGCAGGGGGGCATCCCAGAGACAAAGATGGCAGCAGATGGGGGGAGTTTGGGGGCCAGACAAGAGACACTTTGAGCAACAGCAACCCCAACAACAACTCAATACCACAAGGAAATCTCCCAAGTTCAGCCAGCGGGTTACCAGTCACCCCCAGCCTCAACCGTGACCCACCTGCATCACCCCAAAGCAATCCTAATCACCTTTCTCATTCGTCACTTCCCTCACATCCTCACTCACACCCCGCAAACTCATCAAACAGAGACTTCCCTCCGCCCATGGACCAGACACAAACGTCCTCCTCTGGAGCAGACCACTTTCACAGAGAATATCCTCCAGCTGGAGCTAAAGACTTTCCTACTGGGGTACCTCCTCCCACTGGCACAAACAGAGAGTACTTGAGCTCTCCTGGGGTGACTCCAAACCTGGGTCGAGAGTATTCAGGGCCTGGAGGACCCCAACACCCTCACCCCCCTCCCTCTCACTACCAGTCCGGGCTCAAAGAAAGAGAAAGGGATGGCAACCTGCGAGACACTGCTCTGTACCAAAGCCGTGGAGGCCCAAATCAGCCTCCTGCCCTCTCTCCCTCTTCGTCTTCAGGTCACCATGCACAATTTCCCCATCCATCTCCGCAGCCACCTCTACCCCCATCTCAAACCTCCCATGCCCAACCATCCCCCTCAGGTATGGGACACGGTGTCCGTCCCCCACACTATCAGTCATCTGCCCAGACTCCTCCAACACCCCTGTCTCCATTACCCAGCCCATCCACTAATCCGATGGGACCCTTCTCATCCTTCCCCCCTGGCACCTCCGCTGCACCTAGTGTACAAGTTCCTGCCACAGGTGTGCCGTCCAGCTGCTCACCTGGATGTCGCCCTTCGTCTTTTCACGGCACTTTGAACAACCACCCTCAGTTCAGTGGAGCCTATCACTCTAATGGGAACAATGGCAGCTCCGTGGTGAACAGTGGTAGCAACAGTAGCACGGCCGGTAGCAGTAACACCAACTCGCAGTCGCTCTCACCCCAGAACGTCCCAAAGGTTCCTCCGCCTCTTAGTAGCTCCAATAACAGCAGCATCTCAACACCTGCCTCAAGTTCCTCGCTCCCCAGTGGAGAGGGACACTCTGAATCAGGCCTGCCTCCCACACCTGTCATCAAAGAAGAACCACCGGAGGAAAGGGAAGAGGGTGACAGCCCGCCGCCGGTGTTGAGAAGTCCTTCACCTGAACCGAAACATGTTGACATTCCGATTCATGCCAGCCAATCAGCGAGGTAAAGTCAAATCAGGATGGTTAGTTAGAGATGAACGAAAATATCGATACAttgaaatattgcaatattttgtGTTATGGTATAttacctgtatttgtatagcacacactagggttctacaaccccccaaggcgcttcacagcatAATCAGCCTCTCACCTaagcacgcacacattcacacgctggtgatgatgagctacaatgtagccacggctggtctggggcgcactgacgtaaGCAAGGCTGCCGAAcaatggcgccaccagtccctccgaccgccactagcaggcaaggcggattaagtgtcttgcccaatgacacaacagcagacGTAACGGACTCGATCCCACAACTTCCTGGTTACGAGATGGGCCCTTAACTCCTTTGCCACCATCATCCCATAAATACAGACTcagtatttaaccctcccactgtctttatgggtgaccccgtgaggaaagttgaccattgagcaggattgatggtttatcccttgaggtccacgtggcaggggtgaggtggtgctcactcctcagccctgccacgtggacctcaagggataaaccatcaatcctgctcaacggtcaactttcctcacggggtcacacccagtaggacagtgggagggttaaaagtagtttattgatttttattgaaaatttgcaTGCAAACATATACTGTCTTTtaagtggtgcaattcaaactccgactgctaggtggcagtagtttttactgccttcattctgacagaacaaGATCTCGCGATAACACTGGATGTAAGCATCTGGCCTGAGATTTCCATCCAGATTTGTCTTAGAAAATGCAAATATTGTCTCGCTTTAAGTATCGCGATATATCGTAACGTCCTACCTtcattgtaaatggtaaatggcctgtgtttgatatagcgccttctagagtcctggaaccccccaaggtgctttacaacacaatcagtcattcacccattcacacacacattcacacactggtggggatgagctacgatgtagccacagctgccctggggcgcacttacagaggcgaggctgccgagcgctggcgccaccggtccctccgaccaccaccaccaggcaacGTGGTTTaagtgtccaaggacacaacaacagcgacaggccGAGCagggttcgaacctgcaaccttccgattacgggggcgagcacttaactcctgtgccaccgtcgcccccattgtgataaatatcgtatcgccagattcTTACCAAAACACCTCTAGTCTAAAAGTCCCATTCACTGTTTTATCAGCGTGTTTCTGATGCATTTCAGGTTTCACAAGGTCCTTGACCGTGGCAGCGGGAACTCCTGTGCTCGCAGCGATGTCCTCTTTGTTCCGTTGGATGGCTCCAAGCTGTGGAAGAAGAGAAATGAGATGATTGAAAGAGCTCGCAGGGAAGTCGAGCAGAGAGCAAGAGACCtgagagagaaagaaagggaaagggaaagagaacggGAGCGTGAGAGGGAACTGGATCGACATCTACAGGTGTGCACAGTCCACCATGACAATTATGAGCGGTGTCGGCTTTAATGGATTTTGATGTAGATTAAATTGATTTGTTTAATGGGAGGAGAGTAATGTAGGTCAGGAAAACATGATTTACTGTCTTCTCTTGTTTTCTTTTTAGCAGCAGAAAGATGTCAGCGCTGCCGGAGGGGGTCGCCAGGGCTCCTCGCTCTTCTTCCCCCCCTCATCCTCCATCATTCTTGACCCTTCATCTTCTGTTTGTTCCTCTGGCAACCCGGTCCCTCACCCTCCCTCTCATCCCCAGCATCACCCCTCACATCCCCACGCTCACCTTCCTCCAGCACACCATCTCCACCCAAGTCTCTCCCACACCATTCCCCACTCCCTCCTCTTACCGTCCATGGGTGGGGCACCAGCGGTGGTCGGTGGCCCCCAAGGGGCCCTGGGAATAGGTTTGGGAGGTCCTTATTTGGGTCCTGACACACCAGCACTGAGAACTCTGAGTGAATATGCTCGTCCTCATGCAATGTCTCCACTTGGAGCTGCAAGTCGTGCTCAGGCACACCACGCCCAAGTTCACCATGGCCACCCCCACGTCCACCCCTCTTTCTTCCTTCCTCAGTTTCAGAATCACGCTTTAAGCCACCCTCACCTCCCCACTGATGCAGCAACTGCAGCAGCCATCCTGGGCTTTTTGTATGGTGGGAGCCTGGAAGGTGGTCCGGGTGTTCCTGGGCACCCTGGGATGGCAGGAGGCCCGGTACCAGGAGGGATTGGGGGAGCAGGTCTAGGGGGGGTGGGCTTCCCTCATGCAATGGCTGCTCATCGAGAGAGGATAAAGCCTGGGTTTGAGTTTAAGAGCGATGAGCGAGTTTACCCACCAGGTTCCATACCTGATCCTGCAGCCATTGCTCTTGCTCACTCGCATTCACACGCCCATGCTAACTCCCATGCACATGCTCACTCCTTGCTTCTCGAAGGAGGTGCTGCAGGAGTTAATGAGGTGTCACTCTATGGCACTCCTCCAGCACTACCTGGACCCCCACATCTTCAAAACCCAGCTCTTGCACCAATATCTCGACCTCCTAATCCTCCCGCTTCCCAGTCCTTGTCCAATCCACCTTCATCTCTCCTCCCAGCTTCTCTCCCCTCTCACCCTTCATCTGCTCCACTGGCTGCCCCCTCAGCCCCAGCAGCCCCTTCTGCACCGCCGCCAGCGCCTCCTCAGCCTGCTCCGCCAACTTCCAACGCCGCCTCGATTCATCACCCTGTCCCCCATTCTTCTTTTCCAAGCTCTCTGTCCTCTCATTTGCCACCACCTCCTGCCCCAACTGCTCCGTCCGAGACCTACCCGACTCCCACCCGCTCCCCTGCGCCCTTTGAGCGCGACAGGAGTGGAGAAAGAGAACGGGACAGGGAGAGGGAGCGGGAGCGGGATCGAGCAGCTTTGCCGGCTTTtggcgacagagagagagaaagagagagggagcgAGAAAGGGTAGGAAGTgggggaggcggaggaggagggagTGGAGGCGGAACAGGGGGagggagtggaggaggaggaggagagaaccTAGGACGTCTTCAGATGCTGAATGTGACTCCTCACCATCACCAGCATTCACACATCCACTCCCATCTTCACCTGCACCAGCAAGACACAGGTACCCACTGCTACTAATGACATCATCAGCTCACACAGAATCCTGCTATAGTCAGAAATAAGTTTTACAAAGTTTATTTACTACAAAcctaaaatggaaaaaaaaacttgataTTATAAAGATCAAAATGCTTTAGAACGGAATTTCGGAGTTGAAGTATAGCTTTAGTTACACAAAACAACACCTCAATATTAGGATTTCTCCAAattgatgtaaaaaaataatctCCAGAAAGAAGATGTTTTTAGTTTATGTAGCTTTTTTTTGTGTTTAGCAAAAGTTATGCTGAACAGTTACCTTGGTTCAATACATATGAACCAGGAGTGTTTCAGTTATGGCCCACAGGCCATTTGCCCCCATAGGAGTGAGTTTCACTGCAAcacaaaataagttgtcccaattctccctcctactggttgaaagtagaaCTACAACTGCTGTGGCCCTCTGTCTAACCTACACAGAGGAGTCTAGAGGTCTTAGAGGCAGAGAGCACaatgaggggtgggactagcaAGCTCAAAAATCACCAATCAGTAAACAGGCGGAAATGACGACTGTATAGGGcggcgctgtagttttttagctgcagtcaaagatggcgtcggcGCAAacgtctttctttagaagaaaggcttttagcactccttcttgtggttttaaagatgtgtccatgtcatttagaacagaggaaagagccacagcaaacaccgcttcagacgccatcttctTTGTTTgtaagaaactgagcgtcgcggtGTGTGACGgatgctgctcagcgctgattggctcggttagaattctcagggggtggggctatttgaatagaagcgttaccaggccctttgcttcccatgAGGTAGCATTggcctggctggccaggctagcagcctgctgtagctagcactaatgagctaacgctaacatgtgcctactaatactaaaataaacaacaaagtaaaaagatccacactgttgggacaaaaatattattacttacatgtCAAGTAAAAACAAAGCCAtgatggcaacaaaaaaaaatgttctgctttttattgacaaCCGGCTAACTGAAAaggctagcctttatattagctacagCCATTGTAAACAGCAGGTAGAGAGCTCCTCCGAGTAAAGTTtacctcaagaatcactgaaaccacgTTGAAAGCAATTGCTTAAAGCATTAAAAACTCTTTAAATCTGCTTTAAAAGCCACTTTTTCACGATATAAGTTAATAAGGAAATTTCAGGTGGGTTGGGGTAACAGGAAAAATACGCTggctcggtcctctcagctgtctCCCCACAAAATCGGCTTTTTcacaactttgctaagatgacagcaTATCACGACCATTTTGGCAGCGCCAAAATGCATCCATCAAtaattttaaagtttttattttgtcAAATTACTTAATTTAAAACATTTGGGGCACCGGGAAAGTGGCTGTGTGAAAAAGAGGCTTTCATTGACCAGGAGCTCTGTAGAAGACCACAAAGCAGCATAAATGATGACACTGCTGAGGATTTCTGCCACATTTTTCGACATTAGAAGTTTagaaaactgatttaaaaacagcattaatgcttctcattttcttttctttctattTTGCTCCACCAGCAATGTTTCCATATTTAGAAATGCCAGTTCTTTGGCTAATTctcgctgatgtcatttcctacggtgttacaaccaatcagtagcgtggcaagccatcctatataggtaaatatatagtctgaccATGGTCCATTGATGGCTCGCAGCCGTAGGgcgggatctacagttgtctttcaaactgtctccgcatgctattggataacaaacataCTCACTGCAACAGAGTGTTGTGATTGGACCACTATGGATGTCAGTGAACTGGGCAGTCATCCATTTTAAAATGGAATAATAATTTTAAACATACAAAAACTTAAAATAAtatgcactgtgattggccatcTTAAGATGTTAGCCGTTATATAAAATTATTCTTAATAAGAATTCAGATTTGTAATATTTTGAATTTCATGTTAAGGTGTGCATAGCTTTACAAAATCAATGGAACTTTTGTGTTTTCTGGCTTTTTTCAACGTGTTTTGTTTAAAACTAAAGCTAAGACGTCTCATATTAAGAAAAATGATCGTATTAGCAAAAAAACTAATGTTGTAATTTTATCACTATAACATTAAATGCATTTTTCCTGTATTAGCGCAATGCAGCTTGAGTGGCTTTAATGTTGTGAGCAAGATGCTTTGACTCATTTTAAATATTTCCTGTATTTCCTATTACATCACTGGCATCCAGCGGCGGGCGGGGTTCACCCCCTGATGGACCCGTTGGCGTCGGGGTCTCCTCTGGCACGCCTCCCTTACCCAGGAGCCACACTCGGCACTCCCATCCTGGCTCACCCCCTCACTGACAGCGAGGTGCTCCGCCAGCAGCTGTTCGGTGAGGAGAAGGCTCCTCGTCCATGTACTCGTTCAGTTTTCTTCTCTATAAGCTGAAAACTTTATGAAGACACGTTTCAGCCCTCGACAGGGAAGACTGAATCTGGTGTCCCCTCTTTTTTTTGTGAAACCAGGTGCTCCTTTCCGTGACTTGCCCCAGCCGTCCTCCCTCACTGGTCCCATGTCAGCGGCCCACCAGCTCCAGGCCATGCAGCAGGCCCAGAGCGCAGAGCTGCAGATCCAGAGACTGGCCCTGGAACAGCAGTGgatccaccaccatcaccaccactccCTCACCCAGGACGAGTACTACAGGTAGAGAAGCTAAGATAATGCGTTAAAGCTGTGGTCCGTAGCGTGACGTCGTCAAGAGCAGGAGGAGATTTTGAAATTTGAGCAGCTATTGCTCCTGCTTCTGCACCCCTCCTTCTGGACGGCACTGAAATCCACTCACACAAATAGCCTTGTATCACTAACAGCTTGTTTctgatatgttcctgctcagacacaccttaTTCTTATTGCCGAATAAGCTCTggggcactagggggtgctaaaagcaagccacaaCAGCAAAGTTTCCCTTCAAACTATGTACCCCAGCTTTAAAGAGAGCAAACCTTTACCAGGGAAAATGTCTGTGGTGCaaacttaaagaccaagttctctGAGAAAAAATTTTTTACTTGTAATTTTTAAATATGgtcagtcactcagagtttaactcattcgctgccagccgtttcctgatcggtaaagtccttcgctgccagcgtttctcaccatttttacagttttttcaagagtcacagaacgatgcacgctaggatgatgtcgacgccaaaaaaaccaaaacaaagcggagactcacctcttacatcagggaaaatccgcgcatttcgagcgttatccgttctttcatagtctgttgttgaattgtgatcggcagaagcttttccggttaacgcctcacttttttttacagcagcggcccaaaaggaTCTCCTaactcatggattttctgcttcctgatcacgtgacgtgtgacgtatgcggatgaagatcggctttagagctgagacgtTTGTTCTCAGAGTGCGGAGGCTCGTTCCTACGCCCacacagttaaaaaaaaaagcaaatgacgactttagtcgtcaatggcagtgactgAGTTAACATGCAGGCTttgtctacccctatttcctgcattagctgctaatAGAATTTAGGTGgggaaatgctcagattagaaaagccagtcagatacatcacattgtcaaattagcattcatggactcgcccatcttggctcgcaacggGGAAAACTgtgttggtttagcctccaggagagagcagagc from Nothobranchius furzeri strain GRZ-AD chromosome 5, NfurGRZ-RIMD1, whole genome shotgun sequence encodes:
- the atn1 gene encoding atrophin-1 isoform X3; its protein translation is MKTRTHKESMPMRSGRQRGASEERRGRRPHASPTRPDRSDRQTQRGAGEELAGSRFSCRSQGHDSSESEGEELVSPPKRQKVQESASTPNPPTSTHLTESSTPSTVPPPTSVASQSRESDNEDGQSQGSRSSVVGSLANSSSSLSSGRDIDQDNRSSSPSLSASPLGSLDSDSDGPESPKQGEREKGKEGGAGKVTGEDQRALRDGRGEESCGDGEKRDVETAEDCPSLKPPSTPISSSSLTPSLRGAGDSSNDSSSGRKSYFSLDSKLMCKVEYGAPTSVEGSLSGGRITSKANAQCINKTAISGGDYSHNSPNMPHSLPPPPALKPLEIGGQNLPAEVKTEKEKMEKAEKLLDKTQSMPPSLLPQPGPQPQPQPQNPPPSHPHHYSSTSWQGGTATGCQGSWGYSRYSGNHHPQHQPPVQQQQLPSVYNPPSSRHSSSHPSYLPHPHPHPHREYLPRYAGGGGDRERGAVGERERGVRGECGGREISREFSAPVGNSSNGSGGVSSNNGCGAMGGPNSVPGREYGGLTAGQNRDYQGSGRDGPGLGPERRDFGPAFRDRERERDREGGREFNLPNQNQSRDFGPSGTAGGHPRDKDGSRWGEFGGQTRDTLSNSNPNNNSIPQGNLPSSASGLPVTPSLNRDPPASPQSNPNHLSHSSLPSHPHSHPANSSNRDFPPPMDQTQTSSSGADHFHREYPPAGAKDFPTGVPPPTGTNREYLSSPGVTPNLGREYSGPGGPQHPHPPPSHYQSGLKERERDGNLRDTALYQSRGGPNQPPALSPSSSSGHHAQFPHPSPQPPLPPSQTSHAQPSPSGMGHGVRPPHYQSSAQTPPTPLSPLPSPSTNPMGPFSSFPPGTSAAPSVQVPATGVPSSCSPGCRPSSFHGTLNNHPQFSGAYHSNGNNGSSVVNSGSNSSTAGSSNTNSQSLSPQNVPKVPPPLSSSNNSSISTPASSSSLPSGEGHSESGLPPTPVIKEEPPEEREEGDSPPPVLRSPSPEPKHVDIPIHASQSARFHKVLDRGSGNSCARSDVLFVPLDGSKLWKKRNEMIERARREVEQRARDLREKERERERERERERELDRHLQQQKDVSAAGGGRQGSSLFFPPSSSIILDPSSSVCSSGNPVPHPPSHPQHHPSHPHAHLPPAHHLHPSLSHTIPHSLLLPSMGGAPAVVGGPQGALGIGLGGPYLGPDTPALRTLSEYARPHAMSPLGAASRAQAHHAQVHHGHPHVHPSFFLPQFQNHALSHPHLPTDAATAAAILGFLYGGSLEGGPGVPGHPGMAGGPVPGGIGGAGLGGVGFPHAMAAHRERIKPGFEFKSDERVYPPGSIPDPAAIALAHSHSHAHANSHAHAHSLLLEGGAAGVNEVSLYGTPPALPGPPHLQNPALAPISRPPNPPASQSLSNPPSSLLPASLPSHPSSAPLAAPSAPAAPSAPPPAPPQPAPPTSNAASIHHPVPHSSFPSSLSSHLPPPPAPTAPSETYPTPTRSPAPFERDRSGERERDRERERERDRAALPAFGDRERERERERERVGSGGGGGGGSGGGTGGGSGGGGGENLGRLQMLNVTPHHHQHSHIHSHLHLHQQDTAAGGVHPLMDPLASGSPLARLPYPGATLGTPILAHPLTDSEVLRQQLFGAPFRDLPQPSSLTGPMSAAHQLQAMQQAQSAELQIQRLALEQQWIHHHHHHSLTQDEYYSHLKKEGDKTL
- the atn1 gene encoding atrophin-1 isoform X4; amino-acid sequence: MKTRTHKESMPMRSGRQRGASEERRGRRPHASPTRPDRSDRQTQRGAGEELAGSRFSCRSQGHDSSESEGEELVSPPKRQKVQESASTPNPPTSTHLTESSTPSTVPPPTSVASQSRESDNEDGQSQGSRSSVVGSLANSSSSLSSGRDIDQDNRSSSPSLSASPLGSLDSDSDGPESPKQGEREKGKEGGAGKVTGEDQRALRDGRGEESCGDGEKRDVETAEDCPSLKPPSTPISSSSLTPSLRGAGDSSNDSSSGRKSYFSLDSKLMCKVEYGAPTSVEGSLSGGRITSKANAQCINKTAISGGDYSHNSPNMPHSLPPPPALKPLEIGGQNLPAEVKTEKEKMEKAEKLLDKTQSMPPSLLPQPGPQPQPQPQNPPPSHPHHYSSTSWQGGTATGCQGSWGYSRYSGNHHPQHQPPVQQQQLPSVYNPPSSRHSSSHPSYLPHPHPHPHREYLPRYAGGGGDRERGAVGERERGVRGECGGREISREFSAPVGNSSNGSGGVSSNNGCGAMGGPNSVPGREYGGLTAGQNRDYQGSGRDGPGLGPERRDFGPAFRDRERERDREGGREFNLPNQNQSRDFGPSGTAGGHPRDKDGSRWGEFGGQTRDTLSNSNPNNNSIPQGNLPSSASGLPVTPSLNRDPPASPQSNPNHLSHSSLPSHPHSHPANSSNRDFPPPMDQTQTSSSGADHFHREYPPAGAKDFPTGVPPPTGTNREYLSSPGVTPNLGREYSGPGGPQHPHPPPSHYQSGLKERERDGNLRDTALYQSRGGPNQPPALSPSSSSGHHAQFPHPSPQPPLPPSQTSHAQPSPSGMGHGVRPPHYQSSAQTPPTPLSPLPSPSTNPMGPFSSFPPGTSAAPSVQVPATGVPSSCSPGCRPSSFHGTLNNHPQFSGAYHSNGNNGSSVVNSGSNSSTAGSSNTNSQSLSPQNVPKVPPPLSSSNNSSISTPASSSSLPSGEGHSESGLPPTPVIKEEPPEEREEGDSPPPVLRSPSPEPKHVDIPIHASQSARFHKVLDRGSGNSCARSDVLFVPLDGSKLWKKRNEMIERARREVEQRARDLREKERERERERERERELDRHLQQKDVSAAGGGRQGSSLFFPPSSSIILDPSSSVCSSGNPVPHPPSHPQHHPSHPHAHLPPAHHLHPSLSHTIPHSLLLPSMGGAPAVVGGPQGALGIGLGGPYLGPDTPALRTLSEYARPHAMSPLGAASRAQAHHAQVHHGHPHVHPSFFLPQFQNHALSHPHLPTDAATAAAILGFLYGGSLEGGPGVPGHPGMAGGPVPGGIGGAGLGGVGFPHAMAAHRERIKPGFEFKSDERVYPPGSIPDPAAIALAHSHSHAHANSHAHAHSLLLEGGAAGVNEVSLYGTPPALPGPPHLQNPALAPISRPPNPPASQSLSNPPSSLLPASLPSHPSSAPLAAPSAPAAPSAPPPAPPQPAPPTSNAASIHHPVPHSSFPSSLSSHLPPPPAPTAPSETYPTPTRSPAPFERDRSGERERDRERERERDRAALPAFGDRERERERERERVGSGGGGGGGSGGGTGGGSGGGGGENLGRLQMLNVTPHHHQHSHIHSHLHLHQQDTAAGGVHPLMDPLASGSPLARLPYPGATLGTPILAHPLTDSEVLRQQLFGAPFRDLPQPSSLTGPMSAAHQLQAMQQAQSAELQIQRLALEQQWIHHHHHHSLTQDEYYSHLKKEGDKTL